In one Bacillus sp. PK3_68 genomic region, the following are encoded:
- the purH gene encoding bifunctional phosphoribosylaminoimidazolecarboxamide formyltransferase/IMP cyclohydrolase, whose product MKKRALLSVSDKSGIVDLAKELIALDFEIVSTGGTKKMIQEAGLPVMSVSDVTGFPEILEGRVKTLNPFIHGGLLAKRGEADHARQLEEQKITPIHLVCVNLYPFQQTIAKPDVTVDDAIENIDIGGPAMLRASAKNHEYVTVIVDSADYETVLAELKSSGDTTKETRRKLAAKVFRHTAAYDAMIANYMTELTDEKQPEKMTVTYELKQPLRYGENPHQKAAFYEQPLGSAFSIARAKQLHGKELSYNNIRDADAALQIVKEFAEPAAVAVKHMNPCGVGVGSTIQEAYERAYEADPTSIFGGIVALNRPVDGTLAEKLHEIFLEIIIAPEFTEEALAILTAKKNIRLLTLPFDKGNSSEKVLTSVEGGLLIQDLDLHSLDDADLRVVTKREPTKEEWAAMKLGWKVVKHVKSNAIVVTDDRMTLGVGAGQMNRVGAAKIALEQAGEKANGAALASDAFFPMNDTVEAAAKAGITAIIQPGGSIKDEDSIKKADEYGIAMVMTGIRHFKH is encoded by the coding sequence ATGAAAAAACGTGCGTTACTCAGTGTATCAGATAAAAGTGGCATCGTAGATTTGGCCAAAGAATTAATAGCGTTAGATTTTGAAATTGTTTCAACAGGCGGAACGAAAAAAATGATTCAAGAAGCCGGACTGCCGGTCATGAGTGTCAGTGACGTGACTGGGTTTCCGGAGATTCTTGAAGGCCGTGTGAAAACATTAAATCCATTTATCCATGGAGGCCTTCTTGCAAAAAGAGGAGAAGCTGATCATGCGAGACAGCTGGAGGAACAAAAGATTACTCCTATCCATCTTGTCTGTGTCAATCTGTATCCGTTCCAACAAACGATTGCCAAACCCGATGTAACAGTAGATGATGCCATTGAAAACATTGATATCGGCGGACCAGCTATGCTGCGTGCCTCTGCTAAAAATCATGAATACGTAACAGTGATTGTAGATTCAGCTGATTATGAAACAGTATTGGCAGAATTAAAGTCATCTGGAGACACAACAAAAGAAACAAGACGAAAGCTGGCGGCAAAAGTGTTCCGTCACACGGCAGCTTATGACGCGATGATTGCTAACTACATGACAGAACTAACAGATGAAAAGCAACCGGAAAAAATGACAGTTACATATGAGTTAAAGCAGCCGCTCCGTTATGGAGAAAACCCACATCAGAAAGCTGCTTTTTATGAACAGCCGCTTGGCTCTGCCTTTTCGATTGCGCGTGCCAAACAGCTGCATGGAAAAGAGCTTTCGTACAATAACATTCGTGATGCTGATGCTGCCTTGCAAATCGTTAAGGAGTTTGCCGAGCCAGCGGCGGTAGCAGTGAAACACATGAATCCATGTGGTGTTGGCGTAGGCAGTACGATCCAGGAAGCGTATGAGCGAGCTTATGAAGCAGACCCAACTTCTATTTTCGGAGGAATTGTGGCGTTGAACCGTCCTGTAGATGGAACACTTGCTGAAAAACTGCACGAAATCTTCCTGGAAATCATCATTGCCCCGGAATTTACAGAAGAAGCGCTTGCTATATTAACAGCAAAGAAGAACATTCGCCTGTTAACGTTGCCGTTTGATAAAGGAAATAGCAGTGAAAAGGTATTAACATCTGTAGAGGGCGGCTTGCTTATTCAAGATCTAGACCTCCATTCACTTGACGATGCGGACCTCCGAGTGGTTACCAAACGTGAGCCGACAAAAGAAGAGTGGGCGGCAATGAAGCTTGGCTGGAAAGTTGTAAAACATGTCAAGTCCAATGCCATTGTTGTGACAGATGATAGGATGACACTCGGTGTTGGGGCAGGACAAATGAACCGCGTAGGCGCAGCGAAAATTGCCCTTGAACAAGCTGGAGAAAAAGCAAATGGAGCAGCCCTTGCTTCTGATGCGTTTTTCCCGATGAATGATACGGTAGAAGCAGCAGCTAAAGCAGGCATTACAGCGATTATCCAGCCGGGCGGGTCCATTAAAGATGAAGATTCTATTAAAAAAGCGGACGAATACGGCATTGCGATGGTGATGACCGGCATTAGACATTTTAAACATTAA
- the purD gene encoding phosphoribosylamine--glycine ligase, whose product MNVLVIGRGGREHAICKKLSESPQVQTVFCAPGNAGIAQDAEIVELDEMDFIALSEFAISQNVGLTIIGPENPLSAGIVDHFQEKGLKVYGPNKAAAELEGSKSFAKMMMEKYNIPTAHYASFDNYKEAKAYIEEQGAPIVLKADGLAAGKGVTVAMTLEEALAALEEMMVAKKFGEASSRLVIEEYLEGEEFSLMAFVNGEHVYPMEPAQDHKRAFDNDEGPNTGGMGAYSPIPHISADVIEQSIQEILLPIAKGMAAEGRPFTGIIFAGLMLTKEGPKTIEFNARFGDPETQVVLPRLESDLAQVFLDVLSGKDPELKWKDEAVLGVVLAAEGYPGSYEKGHPIKGIERIEASAVLHAGTFKDEEGTVCANGGRVLLVTGIAPSIQEARQEAYKKVAAIETDHFFYRKDIGSRAIASAQSIK is encoded by the coding sequence ATGAACGTTCTTGTTATTGGCCGCGGAGGCAGAGAACATGCAATCTGTAAGAAGCTTTCGGAAAGCCCGCAAGTGCAGACAGTCTTTTGTGCACCGGGCAATGCTGGTATTGCCCAGGATGCAGAAATCGTAGAGCTTGATGAAATGGACTTTATCGCGTTAAGCGAGTTCGCTATCAGCCAGAACGTCGGGTTAACTATCATTGGCCCTGAAAATCCGCTTTCCGCCGGGATTGTCGATCACTTTCAAGAAAAGGGATTAAAAGTATACGGACCGAACAAAGCGGCAGCGGAGCTTGAAGGAAGCAAGTCATTTGCTAAGATGATGATGGAAAAATACAATATTCCTACTGCCCACTATGCTTCTTTCGATAATTACAAGGAAGCAAAAGCATATATTGAAGAGCAGGGAGCACCGATTGTATTAAAAGCAGACGGGCTTGCAGCTGGAAAAGGCGTGACGGTCGCCATGACGCTGGAGGAAGCGCTCGCTGCCCTTGAAGAGATGATGGTAGCTAAAAAGTTTGGCGAGGCTTCTTCGAGACTAGTCATTGAAGAGTACCTTGAAGGAGAAGAGTTTTCTCTAATGGCCTTTGTCAATGGTGAGCATGTCTATCCGATGGAACCAGCTCAGGATCATAAGCGGGCGTTTGACAACGATGAAGGTCCGAATACAGGCGGCATGGGGGCTTATTCTCCGATCCCTCATATTTCAGCTGATGTGATTGAGCAGTCCATTCAGGAAATTCTGCTCCCGATTGCCAAAGGGATGGCAGCGGAAGGACGCCCGTTCACGGGTATTATTTTCGCAGGATTAATGCTGACAAAAGAGGGGCCAAAAACAATCGAATTTAATGCCCGCTTTGGCGACCCGGAAACACAGGTGGTGTTGCCGCGGCTCGAATCAGATCTTGCCCAGGTTTTCTTAGATGTGCTGTCAGGAAAAGATCCTGAGCTGAAATGGAAAGATGAGGCGGTGCTCGGTGTTGTGCTTGCAGCAGAGGGCTATCCTGGAAGCTATGAAAAAGGCCACCCGATTAAAGGGATTGAGAGAATAGAAGCTTCTGCTGTATTGCATGCAGGAACATTTAAGGACGAGGAAGGAACGGTCTGTGCAAATGGAGGCCGGGTACTGCTTGTGACGGGTATAGCTCCATCTATTCAGGAGGCCAGACAAGAAGCCTATAAGAAAGTAGCAGCGATTGAGACAGATCACTTTTTCTACCGGAAAGATATTGGCAGCCGGGCCATTGCCAGTGCCCAGTCAATAAAATAA
- a CDS encoding S-layer homology domain-containing protein — MALVSLDNAYWGPKYAGAKRVIKKLPIGDSFIDVLETDKAYAAIDALSKQKVIEGFDDHIFRPDEPVTRGQAAAIINRVLKLKPKVMSQFKDVPKTKRFAADIAAIREANIISGFQDKTFRPDEYLTRNEMAVIVQRAFKLNPDLAKATNTYSDVNDQHWAYQASLIMKNIDKTGIFSDVKFYGTHRASRAVFSAAFYNSMNTK, encoded by the coding sequence GTGGCGCTTGTATCGTTAGATAATGCATACTGGGGACCGAAATATGCCGGAGCAAAGCGCGTAATTAAAAAATTACCCATTGGTGACAGTTTCATAGATGTGCTGGAGACCGATAAAGCATACGCGGCGATTGATGCTCTTTCTAAACAAAAGGTGATTGAAGGGTTTGATGATCATATATTTAGACCGGACGAGCCTGTTACACGAGGGCAGGCTGCGGCTATTATAAACAGGGTATTAAAGCTTAAACCTAAGGTGATGAGTCAGTTTAAGGATGTTCCCAAAACAAAACGTTTTGCTGCTGATATTGCCGCCATCCGGGAAGCGAACATTATTAGCGGGTTTCAGGATAAAACGTTTCGGCCGGATGAATATTTAACTCGCAATGAAATGGCTGTCATTGTGCAGCGGGCGTTTAAATTAAATCCCGATTTAGCGAAGGCAACGAATACATACTCAGATGTGAATGATCAGCATTGGGCTTATCAGGCTTCTTTAATAATGAAGAATATCGATAAGACAGGTATTTTTAGTGATGTGAAGTTTTATGGAACCCATCGGGCATCAAGAGCTGTCTTCTCGGCTGCATTTTATAACTCTATGAATACAAAATGA
- a CDS encoding adenine deaminase C-terminal domain-containing protein, producing the protein MLEQRHQWKNKQLREHVAVVNGELSPTLVLKNARFLHSVLKQWITANIWIYEDRIVYVGEEMPEADQGEVYDCSGKTLVPGYIEPHVHPFLLYNPQSFAEFAAKTGTTTSINDNLMLFLSLEEKKAFSLLEEFRSLPVSMYWWCRYDGQTELANEEEVVSNVAVKAWMEHDAVVQGGELTGWPKLLAGDEMMLHWIQETKRLRKRIEGHFPGASEKTLTKMALLGADSDHEAMNGKDIYKRLMAGYMVSLRHSSIRPDLEVLLQDMKDMGLKQYDMMMFTTDGASPSFYKEGILDWMIARAIEYDIPVIDAYHMASYNVAKYYRIDHLHGMIAPGRIANINVLRDEFHPSPISVLSKGQWVKREEEIMPFPTIRWEEFGFGPLDLDYSLKEEDLQFSMPFGVQLINNVITKPYSLERDMSAEEISTTDDESFLVLLDRQGKWRVNTTLKGFTSKVEGLASSFSNTGDILLIGKCKREMERAFNRMKEMGGGIVLAEGEKVIYEIPLELSGLMSTKPFEDIMDEEEKLKGLLVERGYLYDDPLYTLLFLSSTHLPYIRITPQGMYDVMKKTVLFPTIMR; encoded by the coding sequence ATGTTAGAACAAAGACATCAGTGGAAAAACAAACAATTAAGAGAACATGTAGCGGTAGTGAATGGTGAACTTTCTCCGACGCTAGTGCTGAAGAATGCCCGCTTTTTGCATTCGGTGCTAAAGCAATGGATAACTGCGAATATATGGATATATGAAGATCGTATCGTTTATGTAGGAGAAGAAATGCCAGAGGCTGATCAAGGCGAAGTGTATGATTGCAGTGGCAAAACTCTCGTTCCGGGTTATATTGAACCGCATGTCCATCCGTTTTTACTTTACAATCCGCAAAGCTTCGCAGAATTTGCAGCGAAAACAGGCACAACTACATCTATTAACGATAACTTAATGTTGTTTTTGTCATTAGAAGAAAAGAAAGCGTTTTCTTTGTTAGAAGAATTTCGGTCACTTCCTGTCAGCATGTACTGGTGGTGCCGCTACGACGGCCAAACAGAATTGGCGAATGAAGAAGAGGTTGTCTCTAACGTAGCGGTGAAAGCTTGGATGGAGCATGATGCCGTTGTACAGGGAGGCGAACTGACTGGCTGGCCGAAGCTTCTGGCTGGCGATGAGATGATGCTGCACTGGATACAGGAAACAAAGCGCCTTCGCAAACGAATTGAAGGTCATTTTCCGGGCGCCTCCGAGAAAACACTAACGAAGATGGCCCTGCTTGGAGCAGATAGCGATCATGAGGCGATGAACGGAAAGGACATCTATAAGCGACTTATGGCTGGCTATATGGTTTCCTTGCGCCATTCATCCATCCGGCCGGATCTTGAAGTGCTGCTTCAGGATATGAAAGACATGGGCCTTAAACAATATGATATGATGATGTTTACAACAGATGGCGCAAGCCCTTCCTTTTATAAAGAGGGCATTTTAGATTGGATGATTGCTAGAGCAATTGAATATGATATTCCAGTCATTGATGCCTACCATATGGCTAGCTACAATGTGGCAAAGTATTACCGTATAGATCATTTACACGGCATGATTGCGCCGGGACGTATTGCTAATATTAACGTGTTAAGGGACGAATTCCATCCTTCGCCTATTTCTGTGTTGTCAAAAGGGCAATGGGTGAAGAGAGAAGAGGAAATTATGCCTTTCCCAACTATAAGATGGGAGGAGTTTGGATTTGGTCCGCTTGATTTGGATTATAGCTTGAAAGAAGAAGATTTGCAATTTTCTATGCCTTTTGGAGTGCAGCTTATTAACAACGTAATAACAAAGCCGTACTCACTTGAAAGAGATATGTCAGCGGAAGAGATTTCTACCACGGATGATGAGAGCTTTTTAGTATTGCTCGATCGCCAGGGAAAATGGCGAGTGAATACCACTCTTAAAGGATTTACTTCAAAGGTAGAAGGGCTTGCTTCTTCTTTTTCCAATACGGGAGATATTCTTTTGATCGGAAAGTGTAAACGTGAGATGGAGCGAGCATTTAATCGGATGAAAGAAATGGGTGGCGGAATTGTCCTCGCTGAAGGTGAAAAAGTAATTTATGAGATTCCGTTAGAGCTTTCAGGACTAATGTCCACTAAGCCATTTGAGGACATTATGGATGAAGAAGAAAAATTAAAGGGGCTTCTAGTGGAAAGAGGTTATTTATATGATGATCCTCTGTATACTCTATTATTTTTATCATCTACTCATTTGCCATATATTCGTATTACTCCGCAAGGAATGTATGATGTAATGAAGAAAACGGTACTCTTTCCAACGATAATGCGTTAA
- a CDS encoding DUF3048 domain-containing protein has protein sequence MKKLTMLALLTSTLLMGGCWGEKETKIEKDSVQEAKGQTYKFPLTGKRVEERPEQRAVAVVINNHPQARPQTGLAAADVVYEVLVEGDMTRFLAIYQSEQPKEVGPVRSARDYFIDLAKGYDSLFIAHGYSPEAKERLFSGEIDQINGIQHDNTIFMRDASRKAPHNSYIQFDKMYEQAEINGYKMKGMPDRLNFLKSSDAIAGAEQKAPSVQINYSSKPAFQVEYKYDADKKEYERFVGEEQQVDRETKKAVSAANILIIEAEHRVTDGEGRLDINLSSGGNAYLLQNGVVHTAEWSNVDGRILPFKDGAPMGFVKGKTWINIIPASKGLNKMVTLRNN, from the coding sequence ATGAAAAAATTGACCATGCTCGCCTTGTTAACGAGCACTTTGCTTATGGGCGGCTGCTGGGGAGAGAAAGAGACAAAGATAGAAAAAGACAGCGTGCAGGAAGCCAAGGGACAGACATATAAATTTCCTTTAACTGGAAAAAGAGTGGAAGAACGGCCTGAACAGCGTGCAGTCGCCGTAGTAATTAATAATCACCCGCAGGCACGGCCGCAAACGGGCTTAGCTGCCGCAGACGTGGTGTATGAAGTATTAGTTGAAGGGGATATGACAAGATTTCTTGCTATTTATCAAAGTGAACAACCTAAAGAAGTAGGGCCTGTTCGCAGTGCCCGAGACTACTTTATTGATTTAGCTAAAGGATACGACAGTTTATTTATTGCTCACGGATATAGTCCTGAAGCAAAGGAGAGGCTGTTTAGTGGAGAGATCGATCAAATAAATGGCATCCAGCACGACAACACAATTTTTATGAGGGATGCTTCTCGTAAAGCACCGCATAATTCTTATATCCAGTTTGACAAGATGTATGAACAGGCGGAGATCAACGGATATAAGATGAAAGGGATGCCAGACCGGCTGAATTTTCTCAAGTCATCGGATGCGATTGCAGGAGCTGAACAGAAAGCACCGTCTGTTCAGATTAATTATTCTAGCAAGCCGGCCTTTCAGGTGGAGTACAAGTATGACGCTGACAAAAAGGAATATGAACGATTTGTCGGAGAGGAACAGCAGGTGGACCGGGAAACGAAAAAAGCCGTCAGTGCAGCTAATATCCTGATTATCGAAGCGGAGCATCGAGTGACAGATGGGGAAGGCCGTCTTGATATCAATCTTTCTTCGGGAGGAAATGCTTACCTTCTTCAGAATGGAGTGGTTCATACGGCAGAGTGGTCAAATGTAGACGGGCGGATTTTACCTTTTAAAGATGGGGCTCCAATGGGATTTGTGAAGGGAAAGACGTGGATCAATATTATTCCTGCTTCTAAAGGGTTAAACAAGATGGTAACTTTGCGAAATAACTAA
- a CDS encoding YerC/YecD family TrpR-related protein, whose product MQIEKLRGRELDQLFEAVLSLRDLEECYLFFDDLCTVNEIQSLAQRLEVARMLKEGKTYHKIENGTGASTATISRVKRCLNYGNDAYQLVLDRLKEKQVLEKKQP is encoded by the coding sequence ATGCAAATTGAAAAGCTGCGCGGAAGGGAATTGGATCAGTTGTTTGAAGCGGTTCTTTCACTTCGCGATTTAGAAGAATGTTATTTATTTTTCGATGATCTTTGCACGGTAAATGAAATTCAGTCTTTGGCCCAACGTTTGGAAGTAGCGCGTATGCTTAAAGAAGGCAAAACCTATCATAAAATCGAAAACGGCACGGGTGCATCTACCGCTACCATTTCACGAGTGAAGCGCTGCCTGAATTATGGAAATGATGCCTACCAGCTTGTTTTGGACCGCTTAAAGGAAAAGCAAGTTTTGGAAAAAAAACAACCATAA
- a CDS encoding heptaprenylglyceryl phosphate synthase has product MYDVREWRHVFKLDPNKEIDDSALEQVCESGTDAIMIGGSDGVTLENVLNLMARVRRYTVPCVLEISTIESITPGFDLYFIPMVLNSGSSEWVTGLHHKAVKEYGDLMDWDEIYIEGYCIANPDCKAASLTEAKAPLAIEDITAYAMMAEKMFQLPLFYLEYSGTYGDIAAVKAVRQTLDQTVFFYGGGITGPEQAKEVAEYADVIVVGNAVYENLNQALQTVAAVKNQI; this is encoded by the coding sequence ATGTATGATGTGCGTGAATGGCGTCATGTGTTTAAGTTAGATCCAAATAAGGAGATAGATGACTCAGCGCTCGAGCAGGTATGCGAGTCAGGAACTGATGCCATTATGATCGGTGGCAGTGATGGAGTTACTTTAGAAAATGTACTGAATTTAATGGCGCGTGTCCGCCGTTATACGGTACCATGCGTACTAGAGATATCAACGATTGAATCGATTACCCCAGGATTTGACCTGTACTTTATTCCGATGGTACTAAACAGCGGCAGCTCGGAATGGGTGACCGGTCTTCATCATAAGGCGGTGAAAGAGTACGGAGATCTAATGGACTGGGATGAAATTTATATAGAAGGCTATTGCATTGCAAATCCTGATTGCAAAGCGGCATCATTAACGGAAGCAAAGGCTCCGCTTGCGATAGAAGACATTACAGCATACGCCATGATGGCTGAAAAAATGTTTCAACTGCCTTTATTTTACTTGGAATACAGTGGGACATATGGAGATATAGCTGCCGTAAAAGCCGTACGCCAGACGCTTGATCAAACGGTCTTTTTTTATGGTGGAGGTATTACTGGGCCAGAGCAGGCGAAAGAAGTAGCTGAGTATGCAGACGTGATTGTTGTGGGCAATGCCGTATATGAAAATTTAAATCAAGCACTTCAAACAGTTGCAGCAGTCAAAAATCAGATATAA
- the pcrA gene encoding DNA helicase PcrA: MQFLTEKLLTGLNEQQKEAVKTTEGPLLIMAGAGSGKTRVLTHRIAYLMVERGVNPYNILAITFTNKAAREMKDRIGALLGGAAEEVWISTFHSACVRILRRDIDRVGYNRNFTILDTTDQQSVIKGILKEKNLDPKKFDPRGILAAISSAKNELIDPETFSKRQGGYMDQIVSEVYTEYQKRLKKNQALDFDDLIMVTIQLFQRVPEVLEFYQRKFQYIHIDEYQDTNRAQYMLVKLLASRFQNLCVVGDSDQSVYGWRGADIANILSFEKDYPQSRAIFLEQNYRSTKRILHAANEVIKNNLNRKPKNLWTENTDGCNIAYFRGDNQQTEAQFVAGKIQELTASGQRKRSDIAILYRTNAQSRVIEEVLMKSNIDYNIVGGIKFYDRKEIKDLLAYLRLIANPADDISLQRVINVPKRGLGSTSLDKISRYAQDNDLTMYEALAEADFIGISSKAAKTALEFRRLIETYTQQQEYLSVSELVEEVLERTGYRDMLKAEKTIESQSRLENIEEFLSVTKNFEDNSEDKSLVAFLTDLALVADIDEVGKEEKVQDSVVLMTLHSAKGLEFPVVFLMGMEEGVFPHSRSLMDENEMEEERRLAYVGITRAEEELYLTNAQMRTLYGRTNMNPVSRFISEIPADLIDDLAASKKVTTSFGLKTQPARRPVARPQIKTTNINSDWKVGDKASHKKWGTGTVVSVKGSGESMELDIAFPSPIGIKRLLAAFAPIEKA, from the coding sequence ATGCAATTTTTAACTGAAAAGCTATTAACAGGTTTGAATGAGCAGCAGAAGGAGGCTGTCAAAACGACAGAGGGACCGTTGCTTATTATGGCGGGAGCAGGATCTGGAAAGACAAGAGTATTGACTCATAGGATTGCTTACTTGATGGTAGAAAGAGGCGTGAATCCGTATAACATTCTGGCTATTACCTTTACCAATAAAGCAGCACGAGAAATGAAAGATCGGATCGGCGCGCTGCTTGGTGGGGCGGCAGAGGAAGTCTGGATCTCCACTTTCCACTCGGCTTGTGTCCGCATTTTACGTCGAGATATTGATCGGGTTGGTTACAACCGTAATTTTACAATTTTAGATACAACAGATCAGCAATCGGTCATTAAGGGGATATTAAAAGAAAAAAACCTTGACCCAAAAAAGTTTGACCCTCGCGGCATCCTGGCAGCGATCAGTTCAGCAAAGAATGAGCTGATTGATCCTGAAACATTTAGCAAACGGCAAGGCGGTTATATGGATCAAATCGTCAGCGAAGTATATACGGAATATCAAAAGCGACTGAAGAAAAACCAGGCGCTCGACTTTGATGACTTAATTATGGTGACGATTCAACTGTTTCAGCGGGTGCCGGAAGTGCTGGAGTTTTACCAGCGGAAATTTCAATATATCCACATCGATGAGTATCAGGACACGAATAGAGCACAATACATGTTAGTAAAGCTGCTGGCGAGCCGTTTTCAGAACTTATGTGTAGTAGGTGACTCAGATCAGAGTGTATACGGCTGGCGGGGAGCAGACATTGCCAATATTCTTTCTTTTGAGAAGGATTACCCGCAGTCACGGGCCATTTTCTTGGAACAGAACTACCGATCAACAAAGCGGATTTTGCACGCTGCAAATGAGGTAATCAAAAATAATTTAAATCGCAAGCCGAAAAACTTATGGACTGAAAATACGGACGGCTGTAATATTGCGTACTTCCGTGGTGATAATCAGCAGACGGAGGCTCAGTTTGTGGCAGGGAAGATTCAAGAATTGACAGCGAGCGGTCAAAGAAAGCGTTCAGACATCGCGATTTTATACCGCACGAATGCTCAATCTCGTGTAATTGAGGAAGTATTGATGAAGTCGAACATTGATTACAACATCGTGGGCGGCATCAAGTTCTATGATCGTAAAGAGATCAAGGATTTGCTGGCGTATTTGCGGCTAATCGCTAATCCAGCAGATGATATTAGCTTACAGCGTGTGATCAATGTGCCAAAGCGTGGACTGGGCTCTACCTCCCTTGATAAAATATCACGGTACGCACAAGACAATGACTTAACGATGTATGAAGCTTTAGCAGAAGCGGATTTTATCGGCATTAGTAGCAAGGCGGCGAAGACGGCCCTGGAATTCCGCAGACTCATTGAAACATACACTCAACAGCAGGAATATTTATCGGTTTCTGAGCTGGTGGAAGAAGTATTAGAGCGCACGGGTTACCGTGACATGCTCAAAGCGGAAAAGACAATTGAATCCCAAAGCCGACTGGAAAACATCGAAGAGTTTCTATCCGTTACAAAGAACTTCGAAGACAACAGTGAAGATAAAAGCTTGGTCGCTTTTCTCACAGACTTGGCACTCGTTGCAGACATTGATGAAGTGGGGAAAGAGGAAAAAGTACAGGATTCTGTTGTTTTAATGACACTTCACTCCGCAAAAGGATTAGAGTTTCCAGTCGTCTTTTTAATGGGAATGGAAGAAGGAGTCTTCCCTCATAGCCGTTCCTTAATGGATGAGAATGAAATGGAAGAAGAAAGACGGCTGGCATACGTCGGCATTACAAGGGCAGAAGAAGAGCTTTATTTGACGAATGCTCAAATGCGGACGCTGTATGGTCGGACAAATATGAACCCTGTCTCGCGATTTATTAGCGAAATCCCGGCAGATCTAATTGATGATCTGGCAGCGAGCAAGAAGGTTACTACATCATTCGGTTTAAAAACACAACCTGCCCGCCGTCCGGTTGCTAGACCGCAAATAAAGACAACCAATATCAATTCTGATTGGAAGGTCGGAGACAAGGCGAGCCATAAAAAATGGGGGACAGGAACAGTTGTCAGTGTAAAAGGCAGCGGGGAAAGCATGGAATTAGATATTGCTTTTCCAAGCCCGATCGGCATTAAACGTCTTCTGGCTGCGTTTGCCCCAATTGAAAAAGCATAA